From a single Miscanthus floridulus cultivar M001 chromosome 8, ASM1932011v1, whole genome shotgun sequence genomic region:
- the LOC136469205 gene encoding uncharacterized protein has protein sequence MASNTPGATIATKFHEAFTEPLSSSKREAMRVLFPMGAMNNEIAGNDFDYFCLPAVGVAGGAVVSWRRDLWCATSPCARRFSVTTKLTPLNGHGEPWWLTNVYGPTARADKADFLQELRDVRASCPGPWLLCGDFNLIYKASDKNNGRLHHGLMRRFRNVIDDLQLEEIHLSGRLFTWSNGRNQPTLERLDRAFATVQWIEQYPSHQLRCLSSDCSDHAPLLLVLNSEPWVKPRFRFDQYWTKIDGFLDVTFSEEEAKAGIVYSYYNELLSKAFHRQHRIDLAQLDLPRLDLSDLVTLFTAEEVARIVRDTPADRAPGPDGFNGAFYKAAWEIVGPDVVRVFHALWELDFRSFYHLNE, from the exons ATGGCGAGCAACACGCCGGGCGCCACGATCGCCACCAAGTTCCACGAAGCTTTTACAGAGCCACTGTCGTCCTCCAAGAGGGAGGCGATGCGAGTGCTCTTCCCCATGGGCG CCATGAACAATGAAATAGCAGGAAACGATTTCGACTACTTCTGCCTCCCTGCGGTCGGCGTGGCTGGGGGCGCTGTTGTCTCCTGGCGCCGTGACCTGTGGTGCGCAACCTCGCCGTGCGCACGTCGTTTCTCGGTCACCACAAAACTCACGCCGCTGAATGGTCACGGGGAGCCATGGTGGCTCACCAACGTCTATGGACCTACAGCGAGAGCGGACAAGGCTGACTTTCTTCAGGAGCTGCGCGACGTCCGAGCCAGTTGCCCCGGTCCCTGGCTCCTTTGTGGTGACTTCAACTTAATCTACAAAGCCAGCGATAAGAACAATGGCAGGCTACACCATGGACTGATGCGCAGGTTCCGCAACGTCATCGATGACCTGCAACTGGAGGAGATCCATCTCTCCGGCCGCCTCTTCACTTGGTCCAACGGTAGGAACCAACCAACTCTGGAACGTCTCGACAGGGCTTTCGCCACGGTGCAATGGATCGAGCAGTATCCCAGCCATCAGCTTCGCTGCCTTTCATCGGATTGTTCCGATCATGCTCCACTGTTGCTAGTTCTCAACTCCGAACCCTGGGTGAAGCCGAGATTTCGTTTTGACCAATACTGGACAAAGATTGATGGATTTCTGGATGTC ACCTTTAGCGAGGAGGAAGCGAAGGCGGGCATCGTGTACTCCTACTACAACGAGCTGCTCAGCAAGGCCTTCCATAGGCAACACCGCATCGACTTGGCCCAACTGGACCTGCCGCGGCTGGACCTCAGTGATCTGGTGACCCTGTTCACGGCGGAGGAGGTGGCGAGGATCGTCCGGGACACCCCGGCTGACAGGGCTCCAGGCCCGGACGGATTCAATGGCGCCTTTTACAAGGCGGCTTGGGAGATCGTCGGCCCCGATGTGGTACGGGTTTTCCACGCGCTCTGGGAGCTGGACTTCAGAAGCTTCTACCACCTAAACGAGTAG